From the genome of Etheostoma spectabile isolate EspeVRDwgs_2016 chromosome 10, UIUC_Espe_1.0, whole genome shotgun sequence, one region includes:
- the gabrp gene encoding gamma-aminobutyric acid receptor subunit pi isoform X2, with protein MCVQLQTLLLLTLWLSVTQGWGEWNDSQLQPTIQKLMKGYNRYLRPNFNEGPVEIGMSLDIASIDAISEINMDYTATIFLRQRWRDSRLVFPGNESVSVDGRLVSLLWIPDTFIPDSKRSFLHDVTVDNRLIRIFSDGTVLYALRITATIACNMDLTKYPMDRQVCTLQLESWGYNLQDVVFYWTRGNDSVKGLDVLRLAQYSVESYYTSVSEAVYETGQYPKLVLHFALRRNVLFFILETYVPSILLVVLSWVSFWISQSSVPARVCIGVTTVLTMTTLMMGARSSLPNANCFIKAIDVYLGICFTFIFGALVEYACAHFYNMQNQTIEDVYRDLLREFCESNGNGSIPIVGSNQPNQSVEVGSTAEELTEQSANSTTRNDVLSKEKVSGQGCSLSSVKDMSRRAASTFTVENPHNIDRHARTVFPTAFLFVNILYWLYYLFL; from the exons ATGTGTGTGCAGCTGCAAACGCTACTGCTGCTGACCCTCTGGCTGAGCGTCACACAGGG CTGGGGAGAATGGAACGACTCTCAGCTTCAGCCAACAATTCAGAAGTTGATGAAAGGATACAACCGCTACCTCAGACCTAATTTCAATG AGGGCCCTGTGGAAATTGGAATGAGCCTTGACATTGCCAGCATTGATGCCATCTCTGAAATCAACATG GACTACACTGCCACCATCTTCCTTCGTCAGCGCTGGCGGGACTCCAGGCTGGTGTTCCCGGGAAATGAGAGTGTCAGCGTGGATGGACGCCTCGTGTCCCTGCTCTGGATCCCCGACACCTTCATCCCTGACTCCAAGCGCTCCTTCCTGCATGACGTCACAGTGGACAACCGCCTCATACGCATATTCAGCGACGGAACTGTTCTCTATGCCTTACG CATCACGGCTACCATTGCCTGCAACATGGACCTGACCAAGTACCCCATGGACAGACAGGTGTGCACCCTGCAGCTGGAGAGCT GGGGCTACAACCTGCAGGATGTGGTGTTCTACTGGACCAGAGGGAATGATTCCGTCAAGGGTCTTGACGTCCTGCGGCTGGCTCAATACAGCGTAGAGAGCTACTACACATCAGTGTCAGAGGCTGTGTATGAGACAG GACAATACCCCAAGCTGGTGTTGCATTTTGCACTGCGTAGAAACGTGCTGTTCTTCATTTTGGAGACATATGTTCCCTCCATCCTGCTTGTGGTTCTGTCCTGGGTCTCTTTCTGGATCAGCCAGTCCTCTGTCCCAGCTAGGGTCTGTATTG GAGTAACAACAGTCCTGACAATGACCACACTGATGATGGGCGCCCGCTCGTCCCTGCCCAATGCCAACTGCTTCATCAAAGCCATAGATGTGTACCTGGGAATCTGCTTCACCTTCATCTTTGGTGCACTGGTGGAGTACGCCTGCGCTCACTTCTATAACATGCAGAACCAGACCATCGAGGATGTGTACAGG gatCTTCTGAGGGAGTTCTGTGAATCCAATGGAAACGGCTCCATTCCCATTGTCGGCTCCAACCAACCGAACCAGTCTGTTGAGGTCGGCTCCACTGCAGAGGAGCTCACGGAGCAGTCAGCAAACAGCACCACTAGGAACGATGTTCTATCTAAAGAGAAGGTGTCAGGACAGGGCTGCAGCTTGTCTTCAGTGAAGGACATGTCACGCAGGGCGGCATCCACCTTCACTGTGGAAAATCCACACAACATTGATCGCCACGCTCGTACCGTTTTCCCCACAGCGTTTCTCTTTGTCAATATCCTCTACTGGCTTTACTATCTCTTTCTCTGA
- the gabrp gene encoding gamma-aminobutyric acid receptor subunit pi isoform X1 has protein sequence MCVQLQTLLLLTLWLSVTQGNSWGEWNDSQLQPTIQKLMKGYNRYLRPNFNEGPVEIGMSLDIASIDAISEINMDYTATIFLRQRWRDSRLVFPGNESVSVDGRLVSLLWIPDTFIPDSKRSFLHDVTVDNRLIRIFSDGTVLYALRITATIACNMDLTKYPMDRQVCTLQLESWGYNLQDVVFYWTRGNDSVKGLDVLRLAQYSVESYYTSVSEAVYETGQYPKLVLHFALRRNVLFFILETYVPSILLVVLSWVSFWISQSSVPARVCIGVTTVLTMTTLMMGARSSLPNANCFIKAIDVYLGICFTFIFGALVEYACAHFYNMQNQTIEDVYRDLLREFCESNGNGSIPIVGSNQPNQSVEVGSTAEELTEQSANSTTRNDVLSKEKVSGQGCSLSSVKDMSRRAASTFTVENPHNIDRHARTVFPTAFLFVNILYWLYYLFL, from the exons ATGTGTGTGCAGCTGCAAACGCTACTGCTGCTGACCCTCTGGCTGAGCGTCACACAGGG CAACAGCTGGGGAGAATGGAACGACTCTCAGCTTCAGCCAACAATTCAGAAGTTGATGAAAGGATACAACCGCTACCTCAGACCTAATTTCAATG AGGGCCCTGTGGAAATTGGAATGAGCCTTGACATTGCCAGCATTGATGCCATCTCTGAAATCAACATG GACTACACTGCCACCATCTTCCTTCGTCAGCGCTGGCGGGACTCCAGGCTGGTGTTCCCGGGAAATGAGAGTGTCAGCGTGGATGGACGCCTCGTGTCCCTGCTCTGGATCCCCGACACCTTCATCCCTGACTCCAAGCGCTCCTTCCTGCATGACGTCACAGTGGACAACCGCCTCATACGCATATTCAGCGACGGAACTGTTCTCTATGCCTTACG CATCACGGCTACCATTGCCTGCAACATGGACCTGACCAAGTACCCCATGGACAGACAGGTGTGCACCCTGCAGCTGGAGAGCT GGGGCTACAACCTGCAGGATGTGGTGTTCTACTGGACCAGAGGGAATGATTCCGTCAAGGGTCTTGACGTCCTGCGGCTGGCTCAATACAGCGTAGAGAGCTACTACACATCAGTGTCAGAGGCTGTGTATGAGACAG GACAATACCCCAAGCTGGTGTTGCATTTTGCACTGCGTAGAAACGTGCTGTTCTTCATTTTGGAGACATATGTTCCCTCCATCCTGCTTGTGGTTCTGTCCTGGGTCTCTTTCTGGATCAGCCAGTCCTCTGTCCCAGCTAGGGTCTGTATTG GAGTAACAACAGTCCTGACAATGACCACACTGATGATGGGCGCCCGCTCGTCCCTGCCCAATGCCAACTGCTTCATCAAAGCCATAGATGTGTACCTGGGAATCTGCTTCACCTTCATCTTTGGTGCACTGGTGGAGTACGCCTGCGCTCACTTCTATAACATGCAGAACCAGACCATCGAGGATGTGTACAGG gatCTTCTGAGGGAGTTCTGTGAATCCAATGGAAACGGCTCCATTCCCATTGTCGGCTCCAACCAACCGAACCAGTCTGTTGAGGTCGGCTCCACTGCAGAGGAGCTCACGGAGCAGTCAGCAAACAGCACCACTAGGAACGATGTTCTATCTAAAGAGAAGGTGTCAGGACAGGGCTGCAGCTTGTCTTCAGTGAAGGACATGTCACGCAGGGCGGCATCCACCTTCACTGTGGAAAATCCACACAACATTGATCGCCACGCTCGTACCGTTTTCCCCACAGCGTTTCTCTTTGTCAATATCCTCTACTGGCTTTACTATCTCTTTCTCTGA